The DNA window TCTCCCGGACATCACCTAAGGGGATATTGAGGTAGGCACAAGGCTGTACCTGTCCTTTGGGACTGATAATGCAGTAGGAGGTGCCGGCCAGGCAGCCCCGGCCAAAACGGGTCTTCATGCCCATCTGCTTGGCAATCCGCATAAACTGGGGAGCGCAGGTTGGTTTAAGCTCTATATCGACTTCTTGTTGTTTCTTCATGATGCGGGTCAAAGCATCTTCATATTCCTCAGCCCGCAGGGACTCTTCTTCAATGGATACAGCCCGCCCTGTGGGAACCAGGAAAAAGAAATGATGGGCTACCGCCCCTTCCGCTACGGCAAAATCCGTAATGGCTTCCAGCTCATCCCGGTTCCAATCCATGACGGTGGTATGAATCTGAAAAGGCAGGCCTACTTCCCGGCAATTGCGCATGCCCTGCACGGCCTCTTCCCAGGCTCGGGGATACTTGCGGAACTGATTATGCTTGTCAATATGCAGAGAATCCAAAGAAATGCCCATGCCCATAGCGCCTGCTTCTTTCAGGCGACGGGCCATCTCTACGGTAATCAAGGTCCCATTGGTTCCGAAAACCGGGCGCAGGCCCAGGGAGGTGGCATGAGCTACCAATTCCACGATATCCGGGCGCAGGAGAGGCTCCCCGCCGCTGAAGATCATAATTTTAAATCCGGCCTTAGCAATCTGCTCCAGAAGGGTTTTCGCTTCGGCAGTGTTCAGCTCTTCTTCGGCCTTGCAACCGGCATCTCGGTAACAATGATCGCAATACATATTGCAGGCATTGGTGGTATTCCAGGATACAATCATGATTGTTCCTCCTTTATCCAGCGTGCGGCATCCAAGGCATGATAAGTAATAATCAGATCAGCTCCCGCTCGTTTCATGCTGACCAGACTCTCCATGACCACACGTTTTTCATCAATCCAGCCCTTTTCAGCAGCCGCTTTGACCATGGCATACTCACCGCTGACATTATAGGCGGCGATAGGCAGCCCGAACTGCTCTTTGGTCCGATAGGTGATATCGCCATAGGCCAGGGCCGGCTTGACGATGATCATATCCGCCCCTTCCTGGATATCAAGGGCTGTCTCGATCATGGCCTCATTACCGTTGGGAGGGTCCATTTGATAGGTGCGGCGATCTCCGAATTGAGGGGCCGAACCGGCAGCCTCACGAAAGGGTCCATAGAAAGCAGAAGCGAATTTGGCCGCATAGGACATAATCGGAATATCCGTATAGCCGGCTTCGTCCAAAGCTTCCCGAATCGCCCCCACCCGGCCATCCATCATATCTGAAGGCGCTACCATATCCGCGCCGGCTTCAGCATGGGAAACCGCTGTCTGAGCCAGCAGCTTCAGGGTAGGATCATTAAGCACCCGTCCATCCTGAATCACTCCGCAATGTCCATGATCCGTGTATTCACAGAGGCAGACATCGGTAATCACATAAAGGTCCGGGTAGTGCTTCTTTGTCAAGCGAACAGCTTCCTGGATGATGCCATGGGGGTCATAAGCCCCGGTCCCTGTCTCATCCTTGGACTCGGGCAGCCCAAAAAGCAACACGGCAGGAATTCCCGCCTCCACCACATCCTTTAGAGCCACTATATACTCATCCAAAGAATAATTATATACTCCGGGCATGGAGGAAACGGGGATCTTTTTCTTCTCTCCAAACATAATGAACATCGGGTAAATCAAATCTTCAGTCCGGACATGATGTTCCCGGACCATTCTGCGTATAGCTTCACTGCTTCTTAATCTCCTGGGGCGTCTAATCATTGGCATTTGTTCATTCCTCCTCCATTTCCCTACACTATGCCGATCTCTTCATCGGTCAAGTAGCAGGCTGGATCGGATTCCCAGAAATCTCCGGTAACAGCTTCCGCACGGGTGCGGAAATTGCCGTTACAGTTATTTAAGTACTGACAGCGGGCGCAACGGCCTTTGAGAAGGGGTTTGCGATCCTTTAGCCCAGCCAGAATAGGGTGGGCCTGATCCGTCCATATCTCCCCAAATTTCCGCTCCCGCACATTGCCGAAGGTGATATGTTGGGTAAATTGATCCGGATGCACATAGCCCAGAGGATCCACTTCACCAAAAGCGATCCCGGAGCGGTTGCCTCCATTCATGCTGATCAATTCCTTGATTTTTTGAGCCTTCTCCGGATCGTCCTTTAAAGTACGCAGGTAAAGATAAACCCCGTCACAGTGATTATCCACAGTTAAAATCTCTTTGCGGAGTCCCCGTTCTTCAAAGTCAATGGTTCTCCGGATGATGGTTTCCATGGCCTGCCTGGACTGTTCGGGAGTAACATCCTCAGCAATCATTTGATTGCCCCGTCCGGAATAGACCAGATGATAGAAGCAGACCCGATCGATACTTTCCTCTTCAATAAAGTCAAAGATCTTATCCAGCTCCGCATAATTATGGCTATTAATCGTAAAGCGAAGCCCTACCCGCTGGCCTACGGCGACACAGTTCTGAATGCCCGCCATCGCCGCTTGGAAAGCCCCTTGCTTGCCGCGGAATTTATCATTAACCTCCCGCAAGCCATCCAAGGAGATTCCCACATAGCCCACGCCAATGTTTTTAATGCGTTGAGCCACTTCCCTGGTGATCAGGGTTCCGTTGGTGGATAGGGTGGGGCGAATCCCTTTGGCGGCAGCATATTCAGCCAGTTCAAAAAAATCCGGGCGAATCAAGGGTTCCCCCCCTGAGAAAAGCAGCACCGGCACTTTAAAATCGGCCAAATCATCAATAAAGCGTTTGGCCTCTTCTGTGGTCAATTCTCCTTGATATTTTTGGGCATCGGATTCCATATAACAGTGGGCGCATTGCAAATTGCAGGTCCGGGTCGAGTTCCATACCACCACCGGCCCTGACCCGGAAGTGGTTCCGTGCATAGACCCTTTTGACCCTTTGCTGTAGCGCAGAGAATCACCGAAGTACTCTGTATTAAAAAGCAATTTTGTTAAACTGATCATTCCTCGTTCCCCCTTGCAAGAGTCTCAAGCAGCCCCTTAATAGTATACTGCTCTGCTTCCCGGTAAATGCTCAACCCAAATTCCTGAGCAGTTTTGCTGGTAATGGGACCGATAGAATAGAGTTTAACCCCTTCCAAAAGGCTTTGCCTGCCATCAATTAATTGCAGGAAATTGCGTACTGTGGAGGAACTGGTAAAGGTAACGGCCGATACAGCTTTCTCCTCCAGTAACTTCATCAATTCCTCCTTGTTGGCATTCCCCAAAACTGTACGATAAGTGGGAACATCCCAGACATCCGCTCCTAAAGCTTTCAGTGATTCGGGCAGAATATCCCGGGCTTCTTCGGCCCGGGCCAGGAGCACACTTTGACCAGGCAGAACCCGGCTGGCCAGTCCTTCGATGATTTTTTCCGCCCGGTATTCTTCAGGAACAAAAGAAACCTTCAGGCAACGCTTCTCCAAAGCATCTCTGGTGGCCGGACCGATAGCTACCACATCCATACCGGCCAAATCACGAACGTCCCTGTCTTGCTCTCTGAGAACTTTAAAGAATTCTTCTACTCCGTTGACACTGGTAAAGATGAGCCATTCAAACCGCTTCAGATTTTTGATGGCCTGAATCAACGGATGGGGATCGCTGGGTGGTACGATTTCGATAGCCGGGAATTCCCATGGTTCACCTCCCAGATCTTCAATGCCTTGAGATAGGGCACTGGCTTGATGTCTGGCTCGTGTCACAATGATCCGCTGACCGAAGAGAGGTCTCTTTTCGAACCATTGCAGTTTCTCCCTTAGTTGAACAACCTCTCCCACGATGATAATCGAGGGGTTGGTAATGCCTTCTTCCTTTACTAATTGAGCAATATTTTGAAGTTCACCGACAAGCACCCTTTGTTCCGGCCGGGTCCCCCATTGGATAATTCCCACAGGAGTTGAAGGTGAACGGCCATTTTCGATAAGTTTAGTAGAGATCAAGGACAGATTTTCCATGCCCATCAAAAAGATTAAGGTCCCGTGAGCCGTGGCTAAATGTTCCCAAGCCAAAGCCGAGCTGTTTTTGGTAGGGTCTTCATGACCGGTTATGACAGCAAAAGAAGAGGTTAGATCACGATGAGTCACCGGAATGCCTGCATAAGCAGGTACGGAAATCGCCGAAGTAACACCGGGGACAATATCAAAGGGAATCCCTGCCTGAAGCAGATCCTCTGCTTCTTCCCCACCGCGCCCAAAAACAAAAGGGTCCCCCCCCTTTAAACGAGTCACTATCTTACCTTCCAGGCCTTTCTGGACCAGAAGAGCGTTGATCTCTTCCTGGCGCAGGGTGTGCCGGTCCGGGGATTTCCCTACATAAATAAGTTCACAATCGGGACGGGCTAAGGTCAGGAGACGGCGTGAAGCCAGGCGATCGTAGATCAGCACATCGGCCTTGGCAATGCACTCCGCACCCTTAACAGTAATGAGTTTCGGATCTCCTGGCCCGGCACCAACCAAATATACATATCCTTTGTCCAAATCAGAACACTCCTTGCTTGCTGTAGCGTATTATGAAGAATAAAAACTTTACTTTTCGAAGGGTGTACGAATCTCCTGCAGGATCGCCATGGCTCCTTGAGCAATCAGCAGATCGGCAGCTTGCCTGCCCAACTCTTCAGGATGCTCTCCCGACAGGGTGACCTTCAGGATGCGTTGACCATCCAAGGAAGCGACCATTCCCTTTAGAACAATCTGTTGCTGCTCTATCACAGCCCAGGCTCCGATGGGAATCTGACATCCCCCTTCCAAGCGGTAGAGAAGGGTCCGTTCTGCTTTGACGGCTCTTTCCGTATCCCCATGGTTCAGCAGGTTAAGCATCTCCCGGACATCAGCCCGCTGAGCAGCAATCTCCACAGCAATGGCTCCTTGGCCTACTGCTGAAAGCATAATCTCTTCAGAAATGTATTCTGTGATCCGGTCTTCCCAGCCCAAGCGTTTCACACCGGCCGCTGCCAGAACGATACCTGCCATATTGGACTCCTGCAGCTTCCGCCAACGGGTCTGGAGATTGCCGCGTAAATCCGCAAAAGACAGATCGGAGCGATAATTCTGCAACTGGGCTTTACGTCTTAAACTGCTGGTGCCGATGATTGAACCGGCCGGTAATGACCCTAAAGGCGTGCCGTCTTTACTTAGAAAAACATCCCGCGGCTCTTCTCTCTCGCAAAAAGCGGCAATTTCCAAACCTGGGGGCAAAACCGTAGGCAGATCTTTGAGGCTATGGACAGCACAATCAATCTCTCCATTGAGAAGACCAACTTCCAACTCTTTTGTAAAAAGACCCTTGTCGCCGATTTTAGCAAGGGGGACATCAAGAATCTTATCTCCCTTTGTTTTCATGGGGACCAGGACAAACTCTCTTTCCGGGTAATACTCTTCCAGTTTCCCTTTCACCCATTCGGCTTGCCAAAGGGCCAGCTGACTATCCCGTGTACCTATTTTAACGCTTCCCATGTGCTCCCCCTTAACTTTGGTTGGAATGATGACTGGCGGCATGATGAACACTCCACCCCGCATGAGGTGAAAGCTCATTACCATCCAAGTCAAATAAATTTTGGAGTATTTCCGTATAAAGATGACCTTGGCTGGTATTGGCTGCTTCCTTCAAATTGGCAATAGGAGCATGCAGAAGATGAGTTACGATGGAGTTGGCCATGGACCGGATAATCTTCTCCTGTTTCTCATCGATAGGACCCAGTTTATTCAAGGCGCTTTTCAGCATAATCTCCCGGACCTCCTCCCCACGACGCTGCAAAGCAACGATGGTGGGAACTACATACAGGGAATTATGCCACTTCACAAAGCGTCCCATCTCTTCTTCGAGAATCCTTCCAGCCTGCAGGGCTGCTTCCTCCCGAGCTTTTTGATGGGAGTCCACTACTCCTCGCAAATCATCGATGTCAAACAAGGTCACACCTTCTAATTCTCCCACATTGGGATGAATATCCCGGGGTACGGCGATATCGATCAGCAATAAAGCCCGTCGCTGGCGCTGTTCCATAACCCGCCTCATGCGCTCCGGCTTGATGACAAAATGAGCGGCAGCCGTTGCCGAAATAACGATATCTGCTTCGGCCAAGGCCGTATCCAATTCCTCATAAGGAATGGCTCTTCCTGAGAATTCCTCTGCCAAGGCTTGAGCACGCTGCATAGAGCGATTGGACACCAATACAGTATCCGCTCCGCTGGCCACCAGATGCTTGGCCGTCAGAGCGCTCATCTCACCTGCCCCTAAAATCAATATACTCTTGCCTTGCACATCGCCAAAGGTTTGCTTGGCCAGCTCTACCGCTGTGTAGGAAACCGAGGTGGGATGCTGGTCAATTTGTGTCTCGGAGCGGACCCTTTTTCCCACTGCCAAAGCATTTTGAAAAATGGCGTGAATAATTTTATTGCTCAGATCAAGCTGTGATGATTTTTCGTAGGCCTCCGCTACCTGGCCCAGGATTTGAGTTTCACCTATCACCATGGAGTCCAGTCCGGCGACGACACGGAAAAGATGGCGTACGGAATCATAAAGAGTATGGACATAAAGATATTGATCAATATCTTCTTCCCGAAGCTTCCCATGCCGGGCCAGAAATTTCTTAATCACACTGACTCCCAATTCCACTTCAGGAGTGGCGGCATAGATCTCCAAACGGTTACAGGTGCTTAACAGCACGACCCCATTTAAGGCGGATAGAGCATCCAATTCCAGTAGGGCTTTATTGATCTCCGAAGGATGAAAGCTGACTTTCTCACGAATCTCTACTGGAGCCGTCTTGTGGTTCAACCCAATAGTGATTGGAAACACTTCTGCATTACTCCCTTCGCGTCGTCCAGCCGACCGTTTTTTATAAGCTCAAGCATCTCTCCATCCGTAGCCCGATTCCAAAACTTTTCCTTCTGCTCCGCTGTCAGCCGGGCTTTAACGTCCTTGCGCCAGCTTCCCAGCAAAGTCAGGTAATCCTTGTAGGCCTCCCCATAGTGTTCTGCCAACTCGGCCCGAATCTGCCGGGCGACAATGGGACTGCTCCCTCCCGTAGAGACAGCAATGCTTAAATCTCCCCGTTCCAATATGGAAGGCACAATAAACGTACATTTCTCCGGATCATCCACCACATTGATCAGACGAAAGGATTTTTGGGCATCTCCTGCCGCGGCGCTGTTAACCTCCTCGATTTCTGTACAGGAAAATACCAGCACCTCATCCTGCAGATCATCGGCAGAATACTCCTTTTTCTTCCACAGACATCGTTCATCATCCACCAGTTCCACTAATTCAGGGTGAAGCTCGGGTGAGACGATACGAACGACAGCACCATGCTCCAGCAGGGTTTTCACCTTGCGCAAAGCGACTGTTCCTCCGCCCACGACTAAAACCGGCTTATTCTGCAACTCAACATAGATGGGGTAATAATGTGACACGTACAGCCCCCCGCTTCTTTTTTAGAACCCTTAAAATTTAAATCATTCTAATCACATCTTACAACGAAAATCCCAACTAAAAAACAAGCAATTTCTTATGGGATGATTAAGTGTTTTTATGAACAAGCTCTTCTTTAGGCATAAGAATGCAAGCCTGGAAGCAGGTAATTCACGCCAAAGAAAGTAAACAACACAGCTGCAAAACCAATGATGGCCATCCAAGCCGCCCGTTTTCCTTTCCAGCCATACATCAAACGGGCATGGAGATAGGCTGCGTAGATAATCCAAGTGATCAGGGACCAGGTCTCTTTGGGGTCCCAGGACCAGTAGGTGCCCCAGGCATAGTTAGCCCAAATAGCGCCCGTAACGATACATAGGGTCAACATAGGGAAGGCAAAGCCAATCATCTTATAAGCCAGTTCATCCAGAACATTTTCATGGGGAAAACGGCTGAGCCAGGTTTCTTTTTCATGCTTTTCATGAGAGCCGCCGGTTTTAAGCAAATACATTATTCCCAAACCGCAGGAAATAGCGAAGGCTCCATAAGCCAGCATAGCAGTGAACACATGGAAGGTCAACCACTGGCTTTTCAAGGCTGGTGGGATAGCTCCGGCCACTCTTTCTGAAGGGCCCATTTTCATGATGATAAACATCAGCAATATGAAGGTTACAGGCATGACAAAGCTGCCCAGAGCTTTAATCTTATAGCGGAACTCCGCAAAGATATAAATAATGACAATTCCCCAACAGAAGGTAAGAATAAATTCATAACCATTGGTTAATGGCGGCCGTTGCGTAATCACCCAGCGCAAAGCGATGGCCGCTGTATTGGCTATCAGTCCGATGATGGCAGCGAATGTACCCAGATGGGTAAAGACGTCCTTTTTAGCAGCCATTCCGATCCAATAGAAGACGGTGCTTCCTATGTAAGCTCCAACCATGATATAAAATAAAATGACTTCGAAATTTTCCATGGATCCGCCCAACGATATCGACTCCTTTACACAAAATTATGATATTCCTTCTACTTCAGCAACAATACGGTCGAACTCCTCTTTGGCTCCCATGCTCAGCTTTCCGATGTAAGCTCCCAAAGTCAGGGTTGCCTCTTGGGTCTCATGATTAGCCTCCAAAACGCCTGCAATCCGAACAGGCCGCCAATAGAAGGATAAAAGCAATCCCACCATTAAAAGGCCGCTTCCCAGCCAAACAATCCCTACTCCAGGATCTTCTTTAATTTGTAATCCTGTGAATGCTATCGCTTTATCAAAGGTTATGGTATAGGCATCCTGGATGTTCTTGGATTCTCCCGGTGTGAGCTGCCCCATATCCAACTGCCTGTGCTCATCAAAAACCTGATAAAGGATCACGGACTCTTGAGGGCTTGTTTTCATGGCCGCCAGCACAAAGTAAAAATTGGTTCCCGGTGCATTGAAATAACCATACCCATTCTGGAGTGCTACAGGAAAGGTCTTATCACCCATTTCTACAGTAAATTGGGCTCCCGGTGCATAGCTGGATTGGTAGAAGGTTACACCCTTATAGGTCAAGGGATGATTCACAGAAATGGACTGGCGGTGAACCTCTGTACCTGATTCAATGATACTAAGATCGGTATACCAGTTATCCCTCTCCCCGCTGGGCAGAATCCTATCTTCCACCGAATTGATCTTAACCATAAAGTTTTCTTTTACTTGGCCTTTATAAAGGTCAATCTCCTGAATGGGAACCACGCTTCCCTCACCGGCCATCATATACCCTTTAAAGCCGGAGAGGGACCCGATCAGGGCACCAAGGATTAAGATCACAAAAGAAAGATGAGTGATGAAGGATCCCCAACTGCCCATGCGCCGCTTCTGCGCTGTAAAACTCCATTGCCCCTCGCCCGCTGATTCGGTAAGGCGAAAACCCTTCTTCTTAAGTACTTCCTGAGTTCTTTGTTTTAAGACATCTTCAGTCTGCCCAGATAGTTTGGCGCTAATCTTCTGAGGTAGACTGGACTTATCCAGGGGAGCCTCGGGATTAAATGTCAACTTATAGATTCCCCCAAAACGCTGTACACTACACACAATGAGATTAATACAAAGTAGACCTAATAAGAATTGAAACAAAGGTGAAGAATAGATATGGGTAAATCCTAAAGTTCTCCAAATCTCTGCAACTGCATGTGCTCCTTCGGGATCGAGAGATTCCTGTGGTACCAGAGTTCCTATCCCTGAGACCAAAGCAACGATTCCGAGTAATACCAACCCTGTTTTCATTGAGCTGAAGATGTCCCAAATTTTTTCAATCAATCCGTCAGACCTATTGCTCATAATAACCTCCAGTATAAATTATGGAATTATTCAAAGGATTATTTTATGTATTATTTTACTATATATTCTCAGGTTAGCCTAGGATGAAAGTTTGTTTCACAGAAAAATCACGATTCATTTAGGGTTTCCATAGGATTCCGTAAGGGTTTGTTAAGGGTTGAAAAAGGATTTGTTAAGATTTCCCCCATTAAGTTACAAAAAGTACATAAAGTGCAAAAAAAGGAGGCAAAGCTCTTCAACCCTGATCAACGGCATTGCGAGCTTTGCCTCCCTATTCTATTCCTAATTTATAAATACTAAACTACATTAAAGTACCGTTCCAAATAGGCAGTGCCGCGAAGATGACCACGTAGCGCAGCACAAACCCGCCCAGAACAACCAGAGCATCACTGAGAAGGAGAACATTGGCCAATCCTTGTCCTTGCTCTAAGGCTACGGTATTACCGCTTCCAGCCGCCGCATGAAGAGCATGACCGGTATGAGCGGATTTGCCAAGTTTTCTGACTGCGAAAGCTGAGATCAGCAGAGGCACCACCAGTCCCAGTACCACAAGGAACAGCCAGAACCAAAGCGCCAGCCCGCCGGAAATGGCTTGAGCGGCAGAAGCGGCTTTCACCCCGCCACCGGCATTGGCCACGCTGAAGATAAAGGCGACGAGGATGATCTCAACGCTGACCAGATAGAAGTGAAGTTTGGAAATCTTGTACTCGTCAGAATGTACGCCCTTATCAATGATATTGCTGACCAGGACCGTGATGGAAAGACCTGTCGAAATAGCAGAAACAACGAATAATACCGGCATAACATAGGTATTCCAGAAAGGAATCGCTTCAACCACGGCAACGAGCAAACCTGTGTAAGCGCAGGTCGAGAAAGCCAGCAGTGCTCCGAGGTGCTCTAACGCACTGGGAATCTCTTTTTTCTTCCAGACAAAGAACGCAACCACTAATCCCACACAGATGAAGAGGGCAAGAATATACACGCCCCAGGTCATGACTGAGGTGAAGTTGCTTAAAAGGCCAATCAGCAGCCAGGGTTTCCTTAATCCCTGACCCAAGTCAAATACTAAAAGCACTGTACCAAAGGCCACGATAGGAGCAGCTATGAAATATCCGGCCCGTTTTAAAGCAGGTGAGTTCCCTAACCAACCTCTCCCGGCAGCATAAGAAGTGAGGTATGCTCCGGCACCTAAACCACCTAAAAAGAGATATATGACGATTAACCATTCCCAATGAAGATGCATGTTTTTTCCTCCTCCTTATTCCTTATACCTTCGGGATAATCACTAATGAAGGATTGGTGATGCTGGCCGGCGGCAGACCATTGATTTCCGGAGCTACAGCGCCGGGAGTTTTTCTCAGTTCAGTAATATCCCCATAGGTTAATGCACCGGTCGGACATGCGGATACACAGGCAGGTTTGCCCCCTTGGTCCTGAATCTCGGCACAGAAACTGCATTTCGTTACTGCTCCGGTACCGGACTTAACAAACTGTGGTGCATGGTAAGGGCAGGCATAGAGGCAATAGGCACAGCCCACGCATTTCTTCGTATTATGGGCTACGATACCGTCTTTATCCCGTTTCGTATAGGCTTTGACAGGACATACTGTCATACAGGCAGGATCGGCACAGTGGTTGCAACTCATAGAGAGATACACCTTGTTGCTTGCCGGCTCTGCTACATATACCTTACGCCATTCGGCACCGGGCTCCCATTTGTTCGTTTCTTTACATGCTTTGGCGCACAACTTACAATTAATGCATTTTGTTTGGTCATACATAAAACCTAATTGCTTGGATTCACTCGACTCTGTTCCTGCAGCTTTAACACTCGCTTCTTTCAAACTTCCCATCGGCACACCAACTGCCACGGCAGCTGCGGTTAAAGCCCCGATTTTTAAAGCTGTACGACGTGTTAATTTTACATCGAGCTTTGACACATGGAACAACCCCTTTCTCTAATTCCCTCTAGTACTTACCCATTTTTTCACACAAAAAGCTCCGGCATATCCTATTTATTTATTAGTTCATAACCTCTGCCTTTGCTTCTTGTCTTCGTAATAAAGAATACCATAGAAATTATTTATTGCAAAGTATTAGCTTTCGGTAATTTTTGCATTCTCATTATTATTTCACTAAAAATTCACAATTATATACCTATCGAAAAGACCGAAGTCCATCAACTCCAGGCTGATTTCTTTCGGTCTCAGTGTTCATTGGGGCAAGTTAGATGCAAGTGCAATAAATTTTACCTATCTTTAAATATACCCTAAAACTTGCGTTCCTTCACAAAATAAGCCAAATCCACGAGAGCTTTCCGGGTCGGCACATTGGGCAGCTCTTGAAGGTAAGAATTGGCTTTACTTATATATAAGTCCACATAATGCATGGAGTCAGCAATTGCTCCGGAGTCCTTGATCATTTTAATGGCCTCTCTGACGTCATCGTCATCCTTCTCCGGTTTGGCCAGCAATCCATGCAAGCGCTCCCTCTCCCCGGATTGATGCAGGGCAAGAATCAAAGGCAGGGTCATAATTCCTTGACGGATATCTCCTCCCACAGGCTTGCCCAGTTCGGAGGCTTCAGCAGTGACATCCAGGACATCATCAACGATTTGAAAAGCCATACCCAGGGCGTGTCCATAAGCACCCAGAGCCCAAACTTCTCTCCGCGGGGCAGAAGAAACCAGAGCACCCAGTTTGCAGCTGGCGGAAATAAGCATGGCCGTTTTACGCTTAATACGATAATAATACTGTTTCAAGTTCTGATTGACATCATTGGAAGCCTTAATCTGTTGGATTTCTCCCTGACTCATTTCCACACTGACTTCAGCAAGAATCTTTGACACTTCAGGATGATTAATCTGAGCAAGCAGCTCCAGCGCTTTAGCCAATAGGTAATCCCCGGTAGCAATCGAAACTACATTTCCCCATTTTGCCTTAACTGTGGGCCGCCCCCGCCGGGTCATTGACGCATCCACTACATCGTCATGAACCAGAGTGGCCATGTGAATCAATTCTAAAGCCATAGCCACCGGAAGGAGCCTGTCAATGGGATAGCCATAGAATTTTCCTGCTAAAAGGGTAAAAGCCGGGCGCAACCGCTTCCCACCGGCTTCCAATAGTTGAACAGCGGATTGATCCAGTATAGGAAAATCTGTTTTTATATAAGCATGAAGTTCTTTCTCAACCCTCTGCAGATCGGAGTTGATTTGGTTAAAAAGCCAAAGTTGTTTCAATCTTGGTTCACCTGCTTGCACCCTATTTTTCGTAGGACACCATGTCTTGTGGGAGTTCCGCAAGAGGATCCTCATCATAGGTTAATAATTCTTCGTCATCTTTATTGGGTGTTGCATTCTCATCGCTTGGCGTATCTGCAGCTTCCGGTGTAACCGCTGCAACAGTTGAAGGGGCTGCAGCTGCCGTCTTTTTTTCTTCCTGGCTGCTTTTCTTAGGCGCCGGGGTTTTCAATGTGTCATCTAAGGTCTTCTTGAGGACATTGCTGGGAGTATTCACAGCATCCTGAAATTCTTTCGTCATATCTCCGGCAATTTTCTTAACCTCAAAAACCACCTTTCCAATGGCACGAGCCACATCGGGAAGGTCTTCTGGGCCGAATAATACCAAGGCGATAACCATTAATATAATAAGTTCATTAAAACTCATCTCTTACCCCCCCTATCCTTCCAGTGCTTTCTCTCGTTTTCGTGCCACAATATAACCGAGCCAAATACTGGCCTCATACAACATATAGGTAGGCAGCACCATTAGTCCCTGAGTCATAATTTCAGGAGTAGGTGAAATGAGCATTGTCACCACTACAATCCCAAAGAAGGCATACTTCCTCTTTTTAGCCAGGCTATCCGGGGAGAGGACGCCAATACGAATCAAAAGCAGCAAGATAACAGGAAGTTGAAAAATCAAACCAAAGCTTAAAAGAAAACGTATAATAAAGGATAAATACGAAGCTTTTGTCACCAGAGTAGTTGAACTTACAACGGCTTGGCCAGTAAAAAGCAGGAATTTAA is part of the Desulfitobacterium chlororespirans DSM 11544 genome and encodes:
- the hemA gene encoding glutamyl-tRNA reductase, whose product is MFPITIGLNHKTAPVEIREKVSFHPSEINKALLELDALSALNGVVLLSTCNRLEIYAATPEVELGVSVIKKFLARHGKLREEDIDQYLYVHTLYDSVRHLFRVVAGLDSMVIGETQILGQVAEAYEKSSQLDLSNKIIHAIFQNALAVGKRVRSETQIDQHPTSVSYTAVELAKQTFGDVQGKSILILGAGEMSALTAKHLVASGADTVLVSNRSMQRAQALAEEFSGRAIPYEELDTALAEADIVISATAAAHFVIKPERMRRVMEQRQRRALLLIDIAVPRDIHPNVGELEGVTLFDIDDLRGVVDSHQKAREEAALQAGRILEEEMGRFVKWHNSLYVVPTIVALQRRGEEVREIMLKSALNKLGPIDEKQEKIIRSMANSIVTHLLHAPIANLKEAANTSQGHLYTEILQNLFDLDGNELSPHAGWSVHHAASHHSNQS
- a CDS encoding precorrin-2 dehydrogenase/sirohydrochlorin ferrochelatase family protein, coding for MSHYYPIYVELQNKPVLVVGGGTVALRKVKTLLEHGAVVRIVSPELHPELVELVDDERCLWKKKEYSADDLQDEVLVFSCTEIEEVNSAAAGDAQKSFRLINVVDDPEKCTFIVPSILERGDLSIAVSTGGSSPIVARQIRAELAEHYGEAYKDYLTLLGSWRKDVKARLTAEQKEKFWNRATDGEMLELIKNGRLDDAKGVMQKCFQSLLG
- the ccsB gene encoding c-type cytochrome biogenesis protein CcsB, giving the protein MGGSMENFEVILFYIMVGAYIGSTVFYWIGMAAKKDVFTHLGTFAAIIGLIANTAAIALRWVITQRPPLTNGYEFILTFCWGIVIIYIFAEFRYKIKALGSFVMPVTFILLMFIIMKMGPSERVAGAIPPALKSQWLTFHVFTAMLAYGAFAISCGLGIMYLLKTGGSHEKHEKETWLSRFPHENVLDELAYKMIGFAFPMLTLCIVTGAIWANYAWGTYWSWDPKETWSLITWIIYAAYLHARLMYGWKGKRAAWMAIIGFAAVLFTFFGVNYLLPGLHSYA
- the resB gene encoding cytochrome c biogenesis protein ResB; the protein is MSNRSDGLIEKIWDIFSSMKTGLVLLGIVALVSGIGTLVPQESLDPEGAHAVAEIWRTLGFTHIYSSPLFQFLLGLLCINLIVCSVQRFGGIYKLTFNPEAPLDKSSLPQKISAKLSGQTEDVLKQRTQEVLKKKGFRLTESAGEGQWSFTAQKRRMGSWGSFITHLSFVILILGALIGSLSGFKGYMMAGEGSVVPIQEIDLYKGQVKENFMVKINSVEDRILPSGERDNWYTDLSIIESGTEVHRQSISVNHPLTYKGVTFYQSSYAPGAQFTVEMGDKTFPVALQNGYGYFNAPGTNFYFVLAAMKTSPQESVILYQVFDEHRQLDMGQLTPGESKNIQDAYTITFDKAIAFTGLQIKEDPGVGIVWLGSGLLMVGLLLSFYWRPVRIAGVLEANHETQEATLTLGAYIGKLSMGAKEEFDRIVAEVEGIS
- the nrfD gene encoding NrfD/PsrC family molybdoenzyme membrane anchor subunit, with translation MHLHWEWLIVIYLFLGGLGAGAYLTSYAAGRGWLGNSPALKRAGYFIAAPIVAFGTVLLVFDLGQGLRKPWLLIGLLSNFTSVMTWGVYILALFICVGLVVAFFVWKKKEIPSALEHLGALLAFSTCAYTGLLVAVVEAIPFWNTYVMPVLFVVSAISTGLSITVLVSNIIDKGVHSDEYKISKLHFYLVSVEIILVAFIFSVANAGGGVKAASAAQAISGGLALWFWLFLVVLGLVVPLLISAFAVRKLGKSAHTGHALHAAAGSGNTVALEQGQGLANVLLLSDALVVLGGFVLRYVVIFAALPIWNGTLM
- a CDS encoding 4Fe-4S dicluster domain-containing protein, with amino-acid sequence MSKLDVKLTRRTALKIGALTAAAVAVGVPMGSLKEASVKAAGTESSESKQLGFMYDQTKCINCKLCAKACKETNKWEPGAEWRKVYVAEPASNKVYLSMSCNHCADPACMTVCPVKAYTKRDKDGIVAHNTKKCVGCAYCLYACPYHAPQFVKSGTGAVTKCSFCAEIQDQGGKPACVSACPTGALTYGDITELRKTPGAVAPEINGLPPASITNPSLVIIPKV